A part of Liolophura sinensis isolate JHLJ2023 chromosome 1, CUHK_Ljap_v2, whole genome shotgun sequence genomic DNA contains:
- the LOC135478528 gene encoding alkylglycerol monooxygenase-like isoform X2 → MSNSALSLGYRRLFYLVLPNETSYEKLEDVPGYVEQAFPFFVSLIIIECLILFLQGRPLPRANDGMSSLSAGLVSLLHSLVFRPVELSAFVWAYHHFNIITLPWNSPYTWCLTLTGVDFAYYWVHRFGHEVNIIWASHQTHHSSQDYNFTTALRQSAFQKYFSWVFYMPLALFLPPSIFLVHIQLNLLYQFWVHTEVVKSLGFLEYIICTPSHHRVHHGRNQYCIDKNYGGVLIIWDRIFGTFEAERPNEEIAYGLVHSLNSWSLLYTQFCHLKYILSRLTEVKSVFEGLGVLFKGPGWAPGKPRLGLPEDIPQVECPVEKYNRLSVFMIYIGLVFIVVSLTSFGAQYDNRWYAGWLECARCSAALLYLWITWSQLYLVYPSMALQTVLVLYLVSAIAWGVVSITQAAHKSLRGNIPKKYL, encoded by the exons ATGTCAAATTCCGCACTTTCATTGGGTTATAGAAGActtttttatcttgttttaccCAATGAAACATCATATGAAAAGCTGGAAGATGTCCCAGGATATGTAGAACAG GCGTTCCCCTTCTTTGTCAGCCTTATCATCATCGAGTGTCTTATCCTCTTTCTTCAAGGGAGACCACTTCCTAGGGCAAATGATGGTATGAGTTCATTAAGTGCTGGGCTGGTTTCACTGCTACATAG TTTGGTGTTTCGTCCAGTGGAGCTATCTGCCTTTGTCTGGGCCTATCATCACTTTAACATCATCACACTACCCTGGAATTCTCCATATACCTGGTGTCTCACCCTGACTGGGGTAGACTTTGCTTACTACTGGGTTCACAGGTTTGGGCATG AAGTGAATATAATTTGGGCAAGTCATCAAACACATCATAGCTCACAGGACTACAACTTCACCACAGCTCTGCGCCAGTCAGCCTTCCAGAAGTACTTCTCATGG GTGTTCTACATGCCACTGGCTCTTTTTCTCCCACCATCTATCTTCCTGGTTCATATTCAGCTAAACCTTCTCTATCAGTTCTGGGTACACACAGAG GTGGTGAAAAGTCTGGGTTTCCTTGAGTATATAATCTGCACCCCCAGTCACCACCGTGTCCACCATGGCAGGAATCAGTACTGCATTGACAAGAACTATGGAGGTGTTCTGATCATATGGGACAGGATCTTTG GCACATTTGAAGCAGAAAGACCTAATGAAGAAATAGCTTATGGTTTAGTGCACAGTCTTAACTCCTGGAGTCTGCTGTACACACAG TTCTGTCACCTGAAGTATATACTCAGTAGACTGACAGAGGTAAAAAGTGTGTTTGAGGGGTTGGGGGTCCTGTTTAAGGGGCCTGGATGGGCCCCAGGGAAACCCCGGCTTGGACTCCCTGAGGACATTCCACAG GTAGAGTGTCCAGTTGAGAAGTACAAT AGGCTGTCGGTGTTCATGATCTACATAGGCCTGGTTTTcatagttgtctcccttaccTCATTTGGCGCTCAGTATGACAACAG GTGGTACGCTGGCTGGCTGGAATGTGCCCGGTGTTCTGCTGCCCTACTCTATCTCTGGATTACCTGGTCTCAACTTTATCTTGTGTACCCATCAATGGCCctccaaactgttcttgtgctcTATCTAGTATCAGCCATTGCCTGGGGTGTAGTCAGCATAACACAAGCAGCTCACAAATCATTACGTGGGAACATTCCAAAGAAATATCTTTAA
- the LOC135478528 gene encoding alkylglycerol monooxygenase-like isoform X3 produces MSSLSAGLVSLLHSLVFRPVELSAFVWAYHHFNIITLPWNSPYTWCLTLTGVDFAYYWVHRFGHEVNIIWASHQTHHSSQDYNFTTALRQSAFQKYFSWVFYMPLALFLPPSIFLVHIQLNLLYQFWVHTEVVKSLGFLEYIICTPSHHRVHHGRNQYCIDKNYGGVLIIWDRIFGTFEAERPNEEIAYGLVHSLNSWSLLYTQFCHLKYILSRLTEVKSVFEGLGVLFKGPGWAPGKPRLGLPEDIPQVECPVEKYNVSIAMWHTVYVWSHFAVCILLYLILTSNTTRLSVFMIYIGLVFIVVSLTSFGAQYDNRWYAGWLECARCSAALLYLWITWSQLYLVYPSMALQTVLVLYLVSAIAWGVVSITQAAHKSLRGNIPKKYL; encoded by the exons ATGAGTTCATTAAGTGCTGGGCTGGTTTCACTGCTACATAG TTTGGTGTTTCGTCCAGTGGAGCTATCTGCCTTTGTCTGGGCCTATCATCACTTTAACATCATCACACTACCCTGGAATTCTCCATATACCTGGTGTCTCACCCTGACTGGGGTAGACTTTGCTTACTACTGGGTTCACAGGTTTGGGCATG AAGTGAATATAATTTGGGCAAGTCATCAAACACATCATAGCTCACAGGACTACAACTTCACCACAGCTCTGCGCCAGTCAGCCTTCCAGAAGTACTTCTCATGG GTGTTCTACATGCCACTGGCTCTTTTTCTCCCACCATCTATCTTCCTGGTTCATATTCAGCTAAACCTTCTCTATCAGTTCTGGGTACACACAGAG GTGGTGAAAAGTCTGGGTTTCCTTGAGTATATAATCTGCACCCCCAGTCACCACCGTGTCCACCATGGCAGGAATCAGTACTGCATTGACAAGAACTATGGAGGTGTTCTGATCATATGGGACAGGATCTTTG GCACATTTGAAGCAGAAAGACCTAATGAAGAAATAGCTTATGGTTTAGTGCACAGTCTTAACTCCTGGAGTCTGCTGTACACACAG TTCTGTCACCTGAAGTATATACTCAGTAGACTGACAGAGGTAAAAAGTGTGTTTGAGGGGTTGGGGGTCCTGTTTAAGGGGCCTGGATGGGCCCCAGGGAAACCCCGGCTTGGACTCCCTGAGGACATTCCACAG GTAGAGTGTCCAGTTGAGAAGTACAATGTTAGTATTGCCATGTGGCATACTGTTTATGTTTGGAGCCATTTTGCTGTCTGCATTCTCCTTTACCTCATTTTGACATCAAATACAACT AGGCTGTCGGTGTTCATGATCTACATAGGCCTGGTTTTcatagttgtctcccttaccTCATTTGGCGCTCAGTATGACAACAG GTGGTACGCTGGCTGGCTGGAATGTGCCCGGTGTTCTGCTGCCCTACTCTATCTCTGGATTACCTGGTCTCAACTTTATCTTGTGTACCCATCAATGGCCctccaaactgttcttgtgctcTATCTAGTATCAGCCATTGCCTGGGGTGTAGTCAGCATAACACAAGCAGCTCACAAATCATTACGTGGGAACATTCCAAAGAAATATCTTTAA
- the LOC135478528 gene encoding alkylglycerol monooxygenase-like isoform X1 has product MSNSALSLGYRRLFYLVLPNETSYEKLEDVPGYVEQAFPFFVSLIIIECLILFLQGRPLPRANDGMSSLSAGLVSLLHSLVFRPVELSAFVWAYHHFNIITLPWNSPYTWCLTLTGVDFAYYWVHRFGHEVNIIWASHQTHHSSQDYNFTTALRQSAFQKYFSWVFYMPLALFLPPSIFLVHIQLNLLYQFWVHTEVVKSLGFLEYIICTPSHHRVHHGRNQYCIDKNYGGVLIIWDRIFGTFEAERPNEEIAYGLVHSLNSWSLLYTQFCHLKYILSRLTEVKSVFEGLGVLFKGPGWAPGKPRLGLPEDIPQVECPVEKYNVSIAMWHTVYVWSHFAVCILLYLILTSNTTRLSVFMIYIGLVFIVVSLTSFGAQYDNRWYAGWLECARCSAALLYLWITWSQLYLVYPSMALQTVLVLYLVSAIAWGVVSITQAAHKSLRGNIPKKYL; this is encoded by the exons ATGTCAAATTCCGCACTTTCATTGGGTTATAGAAGActtttttatcttgttttaccCAATGAAACATCATATGAAAAGCTGGAAGATGTCCCAGGATATGTAGAACAG GCGTTCCCCTTCTTTGTCAGCCTTATCATCATCGAGTGTCTTATCCTCTTTCTTCAAGGGAGACCACTTCCTAGGGCAAATGATGGTATGAGTTCATTAAGTGCTGGGCTGGTTTCACTGCTACATAG TTTGGTGTTTCGTCCAGTGGAGCTATCTGCCTTTGTCTGGGCCTATCATCACTTTAACATCATCACACTACCCTGGAATTCTCCATATACCTGGTGTCTCACCCTGACTGGGGTAGACTTTGCTTACTACTGGGTTCACAGGTTTGGGCATG AAGTGAATATAATTTGGGCAAGTCATCAAACACATCATAGCTCACAGGACTACAACTTCACCACAGCTCTGCGCCAGTCAGCCTTCCAGAAGTACTTCTCATGG GTGTTCTACATGCCACTGGCTCTTTTTCTCCCACCATCTATCTTCCTGGTTCATATTCAGCTAAACCTTCTCTATCAGTTCTGGGTACACACAGAG GTGGTGAAAAGTCTGGGTTTCCTTGAGTATATAATCTGCACCCCCAGTCACCACCGTGTCCACCATGGCAGGAATCAGTACTGCATTGACAAGAACTATGGAGGTGTTCTGATCATATGGGACAGGATCTTTG GCACATTTGAAGCAGAAAGACCTAATGAAGAAATAGCTTATGGTTTAGTGCACAGTCTTAACTCCTGGAGTCTGCTGTACACACAG TTCTGTCACCTGAAGTATATACTCAGTAGACTGACAGAGGTAAAAAGTGTGTTTGAGGGGTTGGGGGTCCTGTTTAAGGGGCCTGGATGGGCCCCAGGGAAACCCCGGCTTGGACTCCCTGAGGACATTCCACAG GTAGAGTGTCCAGTTGAGAAGTACAATGTTAGTATTGCCATGTGGCATACTGTTTATGTTTGGAGCCATTTTGCTGTCTGCATTCTCCTTTACCTCATTTTGACATCAAATACAACT AGGCTGTCGGTGTTCATGATCTACATAGGCCTGGTTTTcatagttgtctcccttaccTCATTTGGCGCTCAGTATGACAACAG GTGGTACGCTGGCTGGCTGGAATGTGCCCGGTGTTCTGCTGCCCTACTCTATCTCTGGATTACCTGGTCTCAACTTTATCTTGTGTACCCATCAATGGCCctccaaactgttcttgtgctcTATCTAGTATCAGCCATTGCCTGGGGTGTAGTCAGCATAACACAAGCAGCTCACAAATCATTACGTGGGAACATTCCAAAGAAATATCTTTAA